In Panacibacter ginsenosidivorans, the following proteins share a genomic window:
- a CDS encoding ATP-grasp domain-containing protein — translation MKKIGILHGQERTFPQAFVERVNSKNVEGIHAEPVRIDKVMQGVATDYAVIIDRISQDVPFYRAYLKNAAICGTAVINNPFWWSADEKFFNNCLATKINVPVPKTVILPSRDLPTDTSENSFANLAYPLDWENIFKYIGFPAYMKPFAGGGWKNVYKLNSVEDFFDKHAETGQLVMLLQEEIVFDEYYRCYCIGGKYVRIMPYEPRNPHHLRYVASFSPSPERLQQMEEIVLRINKYLGYDFNTVELALRDGVPYAIDFCNPAPDADRNSVGEENFAWVVETAANYAIEKALTYVEGKDNLTWGEYIKRGANKEPLF, via the coding sequence GAAAAAGATCGGCATCCTTCACGGGCAGGAACGCACATTTCCTCAGGCATTTGTAGAACGGGTTAACAGCAAGAATGTAGAAGGTATTCATGCAGAGCCTGTTCGCATAGATAAGGTAATGCAGGGCGTGGCTACAGATTATGCTGTAATTATTGACCGCATAAGCCAGGATGTACCGTTTTACAGGGCCTACCTCAAAAATGCGGCGATCTGCGGTACGGCGGTTATCAACAACCCTTTCTGGTGGAGCGCTGATGAGAAATTCTTCAATAATTGTCTTGCGACAAAAATCAACGTGCCGGTTCCCAAAACTGTTATCCTTCCTTCGAGAGACTTACCCACAGATACTTCTGAAAATTCTTTCGCCAATCTTGCTTACCCGCTCGATTGGGAAAATATTTTTAAATACATCGGCTTTCCCGCATACATGAAACCCTTTGCCGGCGGCGGCTGGAAGAATGTGTACAAGCTAAACAGTGTAGAAGATTTTTTTGATAAACATGCAGAGACCGGTCAGCTGGTAATGCTGCTCCAGGAAGAAATTGTGTTCGATGAATATTACCGTTGTTATTGCATCGGCGGCAAATATGTGCGCATCATGCCTTACGAACCACGCAATCCGCATCACCTGCGTTATGTGGCAAGCTTCTCTCCTTCACCTGAGCGTTTGCAACAGATGGAAGAAATTGTATTGCGCATCAATAAATATTTAGGCTACGATTTCAATACAGTGGAATTAGCACTTCGTGATGGCGTTCCTTATGCCATTGATTTCTGTAACCCTGCGCCAGATGCGGATCGCAATAGCGTAGGCGAAGAAAATTTTGCCTGGGTGGTAGAAACGGCAGCCAATTATGCAATTGAAAAAGCTTTGACTTATGTAGAAGGAAAAGATAATCTTACCTGGGGTGAGTATATAAAGCGCGGTGCCAATAAAGAGCCATTATTTTGA
- a CDS encoding carboxylate-amine ligase gives MANLSYKHFTIGVEEEYMVLDPQTRELKSHEQKIVTEGQKVIKDKVKAEMHQAVVEVGTDICQDIDEAYKDVATLRGTISQIAGDLGLWIGASGTHPFSHWESQLITDHVRYNQIVNELQEAARSNLIFGLHVHVGMEDRKMAIHLANSARYFLPHVYALSTNSPFWEARKTGYKSFRTKVFDKFPRTGIPDYFESIEAYESYVNLLIKTNCIDNAKKIWWDLRVHPFFNTVEFRICDVPMTINETIAIAALFQAICAKLYKLRSQNMNFMMYQRALLNENKWRASRYGIDGTLIDFGKESEVNTRVLIYELLDFVDDVVDQLGSRHAINLVHKILENGTGADRQLAAYEQNNSLIDVVDYIHDQFLVP, from the coding sequence ATGGCAAATCTCAGTTATAAACATTTTACTATTGGTGTGGAAGAAGAGTACATGGTGCTCGACCCGCAAACGCGTGAACTAAAAAGCCATGAGCAAAAGATCGTTACCGAGGGTCAAAAAGTTATTAAGGACAAAGTAAAGGCAGAAATGCACCAGGCTGTTGTAGAAGTAGGTACAGACATCTGCCAGGATATTGATGAAGCATATAAAGATGTGGCAACATTGCGTGGTACTATTTCACAAATTGCCGGTGATCTTGGATTATGGATCGGTGCTTCAGGTACACATCCATTCAGTCATTGGGAAAGCCAGTTGATAACAGATCATGTACGCTATAACCAAATTGTGAATGAGCTACAGGAAGCTGCAAGAAGTAATCTCATCTTTGGCTTGCATGTACATGTAGGCATGGAAGACCGTAAGATGGCTATTCATCTTGCCAATTCTGCAAGATATTTTTTACCGCATGTTTATGCATTAAGCACCAACTCCCCGTTCTGGGAAGCAAGAAAGACAGGCTATAAATCTTTTCGCACAAAAGTATTTGATAAGTTTCCACGCACCGGTATTCCCGATTATTTCGAAAGTATAGAAGCTTACGAGAGTTATGTAAACCTGCTTATCAAAACAAATTGTATAGATAATGCAAAAAAAATCTGGTGGGATCTTCGGGTGCATCCATTCTTCAATACAGTTGAGTTTCGTATTTGCGATGTACCAATGACTATTAATGAAACGATTGCTATTGCTGCATTGTTCCAGGCAATATGCGCTAAGCTCTATAAACTGCGCAGTCAGAATATGAATTTCATGATGTATCAAAGAGCTTTACTTAATGAAAATAAATGGCGTGCCAGCCGTTATGGCATTGATGGAACACTAATTGATTTTGGAAAAGAAAGTGAAGTAAACACACGTGTACTTATTTATGAGTTGCTCGATTTTGTTGACGATGTGGTAGATCAGTTGGGAAGCCGTCATGCAATAAATCTTGTGCATAAAATTCTTGAAAATGGTACAGGCGCAGACAGGCAGTTGGCTGCATATGAGCAAAACAACAGTCTTATAGATGTAGTTGATTATATACACGACCAGTTTTTAGTGCCCTGA
- a CDS encoding DUF1361 domain-containing protein has product MIKKLLSKLSEFEKMIFISMTFTVVMVTLRYLYTDDRQYFFYPWNLFLATVPLFFSRQLKRYKKFNLKASVLLFCWLLFLPNAPYIITDIFHLEERPLIPYWFDLLIVISGAWNGIALCITSLMQVERFLAKHIKRKWRLPSTLLLITLCSYGIFLGRYKRYNSWNIITNPGDIIHTFISHIAEPREHIQAWMFTVSFAMLLTIIYFTVKKIPGMLKVEKG; this is encoded by the coding sequence ATGATAAAGAAATTATTGAGTAAGCTGAGTGAATTTGAGAAAATGATCTTTATTTCTATGACGTTTACAGTAGTAATGGTCACTTTGCGTTATCTGTATACAGATGACAGGCAATACTTTTTTTATCCATGGAATTTATTCCTGGCTACTGTTCCTTTGTTTTTCAGCAGGCAGTTAAAGCGGTATAAAAAATTCAATCTTAAAGCAAGTGTGCTATTGTTTTGCTGGCTGTTGTTTCTGCCAAACGCACCATACATTATAACGGACATTTTTCATCTTGAAGAAAGACCATTGATACCTTATTGGTTTGATCTGCTGATCGTGATCTCTGGTGCGTGGAATGGCATTGCTTTATGTATTACTTCATTGATGCAGGTTGAAAGATTTTTGGCAAAGCATATCAAACGAAAATGGCGTTTGCCATCTACTTTGTTGCTGATCACTTTGTGCAGCTATGGCATTTTTCTTGGCCGCTATAAACGTTATAATAGCTGGAATATTATCACAAACCCAGGGGATATAATACACACATTCATCAGTCATATTGCAGAACCAAGAGAACATATACAGGCGTGGATGTTTACCGTTTCGTTTGCAATGCTGTTAACGATTATATATTTTACAGTAAAGAAGATTCCGGGAATGTTGAAGGTAGAGAAGGGCTAG
- a CDS encoding diacylglycerol kinase family protein produces the protein MNKKRSFFKAFYHAWKGIQQFFLHDRNGRIHLGAAIATVMAGFVLHVSNIEWIVLLLCIAAVISLEMINAAIEKLCDMVHEAYHPTIKNIKDISAGAVLLVSIISVVIAAIIFIPKIMELL, from the coding sequence ATGAACAAAAAACGAAGTTTCTTCAAAGCATTCTATCATGCATGGAAAGGCATACAACAATTTTTCCTGCATGACAGAAATGGAAGAATTCATTTAGGTGCGGCTATTGCCACAGTTATGGCAGGTTTTGTTTTACATGTTTCAAATATTGAATGGATAGTGTTACTACTATGTATAGCTGCGGTCATTTCCTTAGAGATGATCAATGCTGCTATTGAAAAATTATGTGATATGGTGCATGAAGCTTATCATCCTACCATTAAGAATATTAAGGATATAAGTGCCGGAGCAGTGTTATTGGTTTCGATAATAAGTGTAGTGATAGCGGCAATTATTTTTATTCCAAAAATTATGGAGTTGTTATGA
- the creD gene encoding cell envelope integrity protein CreD translates to MTSSTLAARIWFLSSLCFGIGGFSWFIFDEPGAAVMLLFLGPIAAFAGSFPAFIILFIYIPLIQKWLKKVQYKFIALISLQLFITLGYGIIAGIFDTSFNYDNEPWQNFFQTAGLSTASLFACSLAAIALSHKKLTAYFSENILSQTQIDTYMESNYTTEPSAYRNPKPSSSNKTLIKGIITGVLILVLLIPTYFISDLVTERKERKDKIITEASDSWAGNQLLSGPYLYIPFKNAAQHITMLPENIDVKGDITPEDRQRSIYKVLLYKSVINGKGSFSFKLPKDVDTAGLQLSDAKLCFGISDFKGIEDRIVIKFNNTDYELSPGLPTNDIDSNGLSVPVSLSEADLQNSIAFNYSIKIKGSGRLHFIPAAGNSSFALQSTWPSPSFDGTTIPNDHNVNDSGFTAKWIFNKANLPFQTILHDGNTIKGKVDFGVSILQPIDDYAKTTRCIKYAIMFIGLTFSLFFIVEIMQKKPVHPVQYVLVGLALVIFYSLLLSISEFIHFDLAYLIAATATVSLISLYAKSHFKTWKIAGLFAAVLGSLYAFNYVLISLEDTALLVGSVALFIVLAIAMYASRKINWYGNDAMDIKTEVA, encoded by the coding sequence ATGACATCTTCAACATTGGCCGCACGAATATGGTTCCTCTCATCTCTCTGTTTTGGGATCGGTGGATTTAGCTGGTTTATTTTTGACGAACCCGGAGCTGCTGTAATGTTGCTTTTTCTTGGACCTATCGCTGCATTTGCCGGAAGTTTCCCTGCGTTTATCATTTTATTTATTTACATTCCTCTTATACAAAAATGGCTGAAAAAAGTTCAGTATAAATTCATCGCACTGATCTCGCTTCAATTATTTATAACACTTGGCTATGGTATAATAGCAGGCATTTTCGATACCTCTTTTAATTACGATAATGAGCCATGGCAAAACTTTTTTCAAACAGCAGGGCTAAGTACTGCTTCACTATTCGCCTGTTCACTTGCAGCTATTGCATTAAGCCACAAAAAACTCACCGCTTATTTTTCTGAGAATATTCTTTCACAAACTCAAATAGACACATATATGGAAAGCAATTACACAACAGAGCCTTCGGCTTATCGCAACCCTAAACCCTCTTCGTCAAACAAAACTTTGATCAAAGGAATTATTACCGGTGTCCTGATCCTCGTATTATTGATACCAACTTATTTTATTTCAGACCTTGTAACAGAGCGAAAGGAACGCAAAGACAAAATTATCACTGAAGCCAGCGATAGCTGGGCGGGTAATCAACTCCTTAGTGGCCCTTACCTATACATTCCTTTCAAAAATGCTGCACAGCATATTACAATGTTACCAGAGAACATTGATGTAAAAGGTGATATTACTCCCGAAGATCGGCAACGCTCTATTTACAAAGTGCTGTTATATAAAAGTGTTATCAATGGCAAAGGAAGTTTCAGTTTTAAATTGCCCAAAGATGTTGATACTGCAGGTTTACAATTATCTGACGCAAAACTCTGTTTTGGTATCAGTGATTTTAAAGGCATCGAAGACAGGATCGTTATAAAATTCAATAATACAGACTATGAATTGTCGCCCGGCCTGCCAACAAACGATATAGACAGTAACGGATTGTCTGTACCAGTTTCTTTATCAGAAGCAGATCTGCAAAATAGTATTGCATTCAATTATTCCATTAAAATTAAAGGCAGCGGACGTTTGCATTTTATTCCTGCTGCAGGCAATAGTAGTTTTGCTTTGCAATCAACATGGCCCAGCCCTTCTTTTGATGGCACTACTATTCCAAATGATCACAATGTGAATGATTCAGGCTTTACCGCAAAGTGGATCTTTAACAAAGCCAATCTACCTTTCCAGACAATACTGCATGATGGTAATACTATAAAAGGTAAAGTTGATTTTGGTGTAAGCATTCTGCAGCCGATAGATGATTATGCAAAAACAACACGATGTATCAAATATGCCATCATGTTTATCGGTCTTACATTCTCACTGTTCTTTATTGTAGAGATCATGCAGAAGAAACCGGTGCATCCCGTGCAATATGTTTTGGTTGGTTTAGCGCTTGTTATATTTTATTCGTTGCTACTCTCCATCAGCGAATTTATTCATTTCGATCTTGCTTATCTTATTGCAGCCACCGCAACGGTTTCGCTCATATCTCTGTATGCAAAAAGTCATTTCAAAACATGGAAGATCGCAGGTCTCTTTGCCGCGGTGCTTGGTAGTTTGTATGCATTCAATTATGTGCTCATCAGCCTTGAAGATACTGCCTTGCTTGTTGGCAGCGTGGCCTTGTTCATCGTGCTTGCAATTGCTATGTATGCCAGTAGAAAGATCAACTGGTATGGCAATGATGCAATGGATATCAAAACGGAAGTTGCGTAG
- a CDS encoding winged helix-turn-helix domain-containing protein has protein sequence MKNPIENLNKAFDSRVRLGIMSAVMVNDEVNFNQLKELIQVTDGNLASHIKALEEIGYVKVNKGFIGRKTNTTYAATKAGEKAFKLHLEALEQMIKSTK, from the coding sequence ATGAAGAATCCGATTGAAAATTTAAATAAAGCTTTTGACAGCAGGGTAAGGCTGGGCATCATGAGTGCCGTAATGGTCAATGATGAAGTAAACTTTAACCAGTTGAAAGAATTGATACAGGTTACTGATGGCAACCTCGCAAGCCATATAAAGGCATTGGAAGAAATCGGTTATGTAAAAGTGAATAAAGGATTTATCGGGCGTAAAACAAATACAACTTATGCAGCAACAAAGGCAGGAGAGAAGGCATTCAAATTGCACCTGGAAGCATTGGAGCAAATGATCAAATCGACGAAGTAA
- a CDS encoding efflux RND transporter permease subunit — protein sequence MWYRLGQFILKYKIILLLLLLASTVWMGYKASHVQMGYDFAKAIPVDNPKYKDFLAFKKKFGDDGNTMVLGIETDKLYTPSVFNALATLQKDLKTVSGVEDIMGIPEIGALVKEDSTEKLSFKKIFHLPYTSQVALDSDKNVFLNYPFYNGKLYNAATNASLMAVRLNKDTANSKSRTRLVNDILDKVEIFQHNTNIIVHLSGLPYIRTNVSDRIQKEMYWFLIGSLVLSAITLLIFFRSFSAMLMSLLVVIMGVVWSLGTMVLFDYKITLLTALIPPLIVVIGVPNCIYFLNKYHTSYRDTNDKQEALRTMVGRMGVVTLFCNIAAAIGFAVFAFTESALLKEFGVVSGINIMMLFVISLIFIPSVLSFLPAPKSKHVKYLDNKFLEKILVRIERWTFHHAKTIYLVTAVILIAAVIGITRLKSEGYIVDDLPKNDKIYTDLKWFEKNFDGIMPLEITVEAKKKNGLLRSLEPIEKIDAFSQYIADRPETAKPLSFVEGLKFAKQAYYDGDSVNYTTPTEFDMPLMGKYLKQDKKDTAANKTGLSNMLRSFIDSNKQTARISVNMKDIGSAKLPLLLKDFDSVAKATFDTSKYKITFTGTSVTFLEGTSFIINGLKESIMWAFLLIALCMLYLFRSARILLCSLIPNLVPLVITAGVMGWTGIALKPSTVLIFSVALGIVIDVTIRFLVNYKQELPLRNDDVEDTLIQTIRHTGISIIYTSLVLIAGFIIFCVSDFGGTKALGWLTSLTLLVGTVTNLVLLPVLINTLVKKKKSK from the coding sequence ATGTGGTACAGACTGGGCCAATTTATACTGAAGTACAAAATTATTCTGCTGCTTTTGTTGCTTGCTTCAACGGTGTGGATGGGTTATAAAGCTAGCCACGTACAAATGGGTTATGATTTTGCAAAGGCCATTCCTGTTGATAATCCCAAATACAAAGACTTCCTGGCCTTTAAGAAAAAGTTTGGTGACGATGGCAACACAATGGTGCTGGGCATAGAAACGGATAAACTTTATACACCATCTGTATTCAACGCATTAGCCACCTTACAGAAAGATCTGAAAACTGTTTCGGGTGTAGAAGACATTATGGGCATACCTGAAATTGGCGCGCTGGTAAAAGAAGATTCCACAGAGAAGTTATCCTTTAAAAAAATATTTCATCTTCCATATACTTCACAGGTTGCACTTGACAGTGATAAAAATGTTTTCCTGAATTATCCTTTCTATAATGGCAAGCTTTACAATGCTGCAACCAATGCCTCATTGATGGCCGTGCGTTTGAACAAGGATACAGCCAACAGCAAATCACGCACAAGGCTTGTGAATGATATTCTTGACAAGGTGGAAATATTTCAACACAACACGAATATCATTGTTCACCTAAGTGGCTTACCTTATATAAGAACAAATGTTTCTGACAGAATTCAGAAAGAAATGTATTGGTTCCTCATCGGTTCGCTGGTGCTGTCTGCAATAACATTACTTATTTTCTTCCGCTCTTTCAGCGCTATGCTGATGAGTTTGCTGGTGGTGATCATGGGTGTTGTATGGAGTTTGGGCACCATGGTGCTGTTTGATTATAAGATAACATTGCTTACCGCATTAATTCCACCACTGATCGTTGTTATCGGCGTTCCCAACTGTATTTATTTTTTGAATAAATACCATACATCTTATCGTGATACCAATGACAAACAGGAAGCACTGAGAACAATGGTGGGGCGCATGGGTGTTGTTACGCTCTTTTGTAATATAGCGGCAGCAATAGGTTTTGCCGTTTTTGCATTTACAGAAAGCGCTTTATTGAAAGAGTTTGGTGTAGTATCTGGTATCAATATCATGATGCTTTTTGTGATTTCGCTGATCTTTATTCCATCTGTATTAAGTTTTTTACCGGCACCCAAAAGCAAGCATGTAAAATATCTGGACAATAAATTTTTAGAAAAGATATTAGTGCGCATAGAACGCTGGACCTTTCATCATGCAAAGACCATTTATCTTGTCACCGCCGTTATTTTGATCGCTGCTGTAATTGGTATCACCAGGCTAAAAAGCGAAGGCTATATTGTAGATGATCTTCCAAAGAATGATAAGATCTATACCGACCTGAAATGGTTTGAAAAGAATTTCGATGGCATCATGCCGCTTGAAATAACAGTGGAAGCAAAAAAGAAAAACGGTCTTTTGAGATCACTCGAGCCAATTGAAAAGATAGATGCATTCTCGCAATACATTGCAGACAGGCCTGAAACTGCAAAACCACTTTCTTTTGTAGAAGGTTTGAAATTTGCCAAGCAGGCATATTACGATGGTGACAGTGTTAACTACACAACACCAACAGAATTTGACATGCCGTTAATGGGTAAATATTTAAAACAGGATAAAAAAGATACGGCCGCCAATAAAACAGGATTAAGCAATATGTTGCGTAGTTTTATTGACAGCAACAAGCAAACAGCACGCATCAGTGTAAACATGAAAGATATTGGCAGCGCAAAACTGCCGTTGCTGTTAAAAGATTTTGACTCTGTAGCAAAAGCAACATTCGATACTTCAAAATATAAAATTACGTTCACCGGTACCAGCGTAACATTTCTTGAAGGCACCAGTTTTATCATCAATGGTTTAAAAGAAAGCATCATGTGGGCATTCCTGCTCATCGCATTATGTATGCTTTATCTCTTTCGTTCTGCAAGAATTTTATTGTGCTCGCTTATACCCAATCTAGTGCCGCTGGTCATCACTGCAGGCGTAATGGGCTGGACAGGCATTGCACTGAAACCTTCTACTGTACTCATTTTCAGCGTAGCACTTGGCATTGTGATAGACGTAACCATACGTTTTCTTGTCAACTACAAACAGGAACTCCCGTTACGCAACGATGATGTGGAAGACACATTGATACAAACTATCCGCCACACCGGCATTAGCATCATTTACACATCGCTTGTGTTGATAGCAGGTTTTATAATTTTCTGTGTCAGTGATTTTGGCGGCACTAAAGCATTGGGCTGGCTCACTTCATTAACACTGTTAGTTGGTACTGTTACCAATCTTGTATTGCTGCCCGTATTGATCAATACATTGGTTAAGAAAAAGAAAAGCAAGTAA
- a CDS encoding CopD family protein, with protein MYSYLKALHIIFVVTWFAGMFYMPRLFIYSTEAGEKTEIECNILRSQFKIMMRRLWYGITWPSAILTLIFGPLVMFNAGWNKLILEPEGRWLLIKLIFVVLLYVYHFTLHKIFKQEMNGIYKYTSQQLRMWNEVSTVFLVAIVTLAVVKQSESFIWSLAGLIGFIIVLMSAIKIYKIIRTKK; from the coding sequence ATGTATAGTTATCTTAAAGCATTACATATCATTTTTGTAGTTACCTGGTTTGCCGGTATGTTTTATATGCCGCGCTTGTTTATTTACAGTACAGAAGCTGGCGAAAAAACAGAAATAGAATGCAATATCCTGCGTAGCCAGTTTAAGATCATGATGAGGCGCTTATGGTATGGTATTACATGGCCTTCTGCAATCCTTACATTGATCTTTGGGCCGCTGGTGATGTTTAATGCTGGCTGGAATAAACTCATACTGGAACCTGAAGGAAGATGGTTACTTATTAAACTGATCTTTGTTGTATTACTCTACGTTTATCATTTTACGCTGCATAAGATTTTTAAACAGGAAATGAATGGCATATACAAATACACATCACAGCAATTGCGAATGTGGAATGAAGTATCAACAGTTTTTCTTGTTGCCATCGTTACACTTGCCGTAGTAAAACAATCTGAAAGCTTCATCTGGTCACTTGCAGGATTGATAGGATTTATTATCGTACTGATGAGCGCTATAAAAATTTATAAGATCATTCGAACTAAAAAATAA
- a CDS encoding amidohydrolase produces the protein MKNILLLFVISFLLFSCSSKTSVDLIVHNGIVYTVDSGFSTAQAFAVKDGKIVEVGSNEAILNNYEAKEKVDAGGKAVYPGFIDAHAHFISYGQSLFSVDLYDSKSFDEVLERVKKFAAEHPSETWIRGRGWDQNKFPGKSFPTNDSLNKYFPDKPVLLERVDGHAYVANAKALEIANVHPGQTINGGSFETFNGRLTGILVDNAGDVIASKIPYPSKEEMERWLMAAQKNCFEQGLTTITECGISYRAVDLLDTLQKEGKLDMRLYIMLSDDKVNYDKYLSKGPYKTDKLFVKGFKVYADGALGSRGACLLQPYSDRPNWHGFLLNTKSHYDSVAALLANTDFQMCTHAIGDSANREILNVYNKYLKGKNDKRWRIEHAQIINQNDFNLFGNASIIPSVQPTHATSDMYWAGERLGTERLKGGYALKQLLQQNGWLPLGTDFPVEDISPFKTFLAAVFRKDAKSYPAGGFQMENALSREETIRGMTIWAAKADFMENEIGSIETGKKADFIILDNDLMKVNETDVLNTKVISTYSNGKKVFGK, from the coding sequence ATGAAAAATATATTGTTGCTTTTTGTAATTAGTTTTTTGCTTTTTTCCTGTTCGTCTAAAACTTCAGTTGACCTTATCGTTCATAATGGAATTGTTTATACTGTTGACAGCGGTTTCTCCACAGCGCAGGCATTTGCGGTGAAAGATGGCAAGATCGTAGAAGTAGGAAGCAATGAAGCAATACTCAATAACTATGAAGCAAAAGAAAAAGTTGATGCAGGTGGCAAAGCTGTTTACCCAGGTTTTATAGATGCACATGCACATTTTATAAGTTATGGTCAATCACTTTTTTCTGTGGACCTGTATGATTCCAAAAGTTTTGATGAAGTATTAGAGCGGGTTAAAAAATTTGCTGCGGAACATCCCAGCGAAACATGGATTCGTGGCCGCGGCTGGGACCAGAATAAATTTCCCGGCAAATCTTTTCCAACCAATGATTCACTAAATAAATACTTTCCTGATAAGCCCGTATTACTTGAACGTGTGGATGGGCATGCATATGTAGCCAATGCAAAAGCATTGGAGATTGCAAATGTGCATCCGGGTCAAACTATTAATGGCGGTTCTTTTGAAACATTTAATGGCAGGCTTACGGGTATTCTTGTAGATAATGCCGGAGATGTTATTGCTTCAAAAATTCCTTATCCTTCCAAAGAAGAAATGGAACGCTGGCTAATGGCTGCACAAAAAAATTGTTTTGAGCAAGGCCTCACTACCATTACAGAATGTGGTATAAGTTATCGTGCTGTTGACCTGCTCGATACCTTACAAAAAGAAGGCAAACTGGATATGCGTTTGTACATTATGCTCAGTGATGATAAAGTAAATTACGATAAATATCTTTCCAAAGGCCCATACAAAACAGACAAGCTTTTTGTAAAAGGTTTTAAAGTTTATGCGGATGGTGCATTGGGCAGCCGTGGTGCCTGTTTATTGCAGCCATATAGCGACAGGCCGAACTGGCACGGGTTTTTATTAAACACAAAATCACATTACGATTCTGTTGCAGCATTACTCGCCAATACAGATTTTCAAATGTGCACGCATGCTATTGGCGATAGCGCTAATCGTGAGATACTAAATGTGTACAACAAATACCTGAAAGGAAAGAATGATAAACGCTGGCGCATTGAACATGCACAGATCATTAATCAAAATGACTTTAATCTATTTGGCAATGCTTCTATCATTCCTTCTGTGCAGCCCACGCATGCAACGAGTGACATGTATTGGGCCGGCGAACGTCTTGGTACCGAAAGATTAAAAGGTGGTTATGCATTAAAACAATTGCTCCAACAGAATGGTTGGTTGCCACTTGGTACAGATTTTCCTGTAGAAGATATTAGTCCGTTCAAAACCTTTCTGGCTGCAGTTTTCAGGAAAGATGCAAAAAGCTATCCTGCAGGTGGTTTTCAAATGGAGAATGCGCTATCAAGAGAAGAAACGATTCGTGGCATGACCATCTGGGCTGCCAAAGCAGACTTTATGGAGAATGAAATCGGCAGTATTGAAACAGGCAAAAAAGCAGACTTTATTATTCTTGATAATGACCTTATGAAGGTGAATGAAACAGATGTACTGAATACAAAAGTTATCTCCACATACAGTAATGGCAAAAAAGTTTTTGGTAAATAA
- a CDS encoding M23 family metallopeptidase: MKKVKYYYNTHTLRYEKLETPLRVRLLRLFGFIAATLVAAAIIVAIAFEYIESPKEILLRKQNDDLRDQYSILQQRTDDLQKQMLELENRDNNVYRAIFEATPIPDSARLKEMEKSKEVQLVQSMGETELVKSLTTQLNTLSLRVAYQQKSYSDIDAMIKDKEKLLAAIPAIQPVSNKDLRHIASGFGYRVDPVYKITKFHAGLDFAATQGTPIYATANGVVKEASYDAGGYGNHVVINHGYSYETLYGHMVRIKVHIGEQIKRGEVIGWVGSTGKSTGPHCHYEVHKGGQPVDPVYFFYNDLTPEQYDQVLKYAKAANQSFD, encoded by the coding sequence ATGAAGAAAGTAAAGTACTACTACAATACACATACACTCCGGTATGAAAAGCTGGAAACCCCACTGCGGGTAAGACTTTTACGATTATTTGGTTTTATTGCTGCAACGCTTGTTGCTGCCGCAATTATTGTTGCCATTGCTTTCGAATATATTGAATCGCCCAAAGAAATTTTATTGCGCAAACAGAATGATGACCTTCGTGATCAATATTCTATTTTACAACAACGTACCGATGATTTGCAGAAACAAATGCTGGAACTGGAAAACCGCGACAACAATGTATACCGCGCTATTTTTGAAGCTACACCAATACCTGATAGTGCAAGGCTAAAAGAAATGGAAAAAAGTAAAGAAGTGCAATTGGTGCAAAGTATGGGCGAAACAGAACTGGTGAAGAGTTTAACCACGCAGCTGAACACATTGAGTTTACGTGTTGCTTACCAGCAAAAATCCTATAGCGATATTGATGCAATGATAAAAGACAAAGAAAAATTGCTGGCTGCTATCCCTGCGATACAACCTGTAAGTAATAAAGATCTGCGGCATATTGCATCGGGTTTTGGTTATCGTGTAGATCCTGTTTATAAGATCACGAAATTTCATGCAGGTCTTGATTTTGCTGCAACACAGGGCACGCCCATTTATGCCACTGCCAATGGCGTGGTAAAAGAAGCCTCGTACGATGCAGGTGGTTATGGCAATCATGTTGTCATCAATCATGGTTACAGTTATGAAACTTTATATGGCCACATGGTGCGTATTAAGGTGCATATTGGTGAGCAAATAAAACGCGGCGAAGTAATAGGTTGGGTGGGAAGCACGGGTAAGAGTACCGGACCGCATTGTCATTATGAAGTGCATAAAGGTGGCCAGCCTGTTGATCCCGTTTATTTTTTCTACAACGATCTTACACCTGAACAATACGACCAGGTATTGAAATATGCAAAAGCTGCTAATCAAAGTTTTGATTAG